The segment TGACGATAAGTACCGCTTGTGCCGTATTGAACAGCTTGTTCTTGCGCGGCTGGAGCTTTGGCAGGAACAAGGGGCTTACCATCAGAATGCCCGTGACAAACAGGATGGCGACGGGGAGGTACAGCGCAGCGGATTCCGCTCCGTCAAACAGGCCACGGGACTTGAAGAACACGATGGTGATGGCGTTGATGGCTCCGGCGAATGTCGACGGAACGCCAGAAAAATGGTGGTGGTAGGTATCCGAGTCCATCGCGTTGTACTTGGCGAGGCGCATGGCTGCACAGAGTACGTAGATGCTGAACACGACGATCAGGAGTGCAAAGTGGGACTGGAACCAGTTGGGCGCGAAACCGCGGTAGGTGTAGAAAATGCAGAATGCGGGAGCAATGCCGAAGGCAATCAGGTCGGCAAGGCTGTCGAATTGAGCCCCGAACTCGGAGCTGGCGTTGACCAGGCGTGCGGCGAAACCGTCGAGTTTGTCAAAGAGAACGCAGAGCAAAATGAAATAAGCGCTCATACGTATGTAGTCCGTTCCCGGTGCCGTAATGGTATCGAAGGATCCCGTTGCCCAGCAAATGGCAAAAACGCCGAGCATGAAGTTAAGACTTGTAAATGCGTTCGGGAAAATATAGCGTAACTTGTTCACGGGGTCTCCTTTGTAGGACTGCTTCAAAAATATAAAAAAAATTGGACAGAACAAAAAAAAGGCATCCGAGTGGATGTCTTTTTGAAGAAAAATTAATAGGAAACTCTGCTCTTATTTTACAGGCTTTATGCTCCACAGGGCGTTGACACCTGCAGCGACAATCAGGTGCTGCGGCGGTGCGTAGGGATTCTCTTCGGTCGGGAAGTTTGTCCAGTGCTTGGTGGAGAACTGGTAGTACTGCGTGGGCCTGTAGAGGATCGGCATAACAGGAACCGTTTCCATGAAAATCTTGTTAAGCTCACGATAATCGGCGATGAGCTTTTCTTCGTCGGTCTCGGCCGGAATCCGGGCAAGGAGCTCGTCAGCCTGTTCGTTCTGGTAACGGCCCTGGTTTGCGAAGGCGTCTTCGCCGGCGGGCTTGTAAGACACAGAACCCATGACCTGGTCGAAACGGGTCCAAGGGGTCGCTGCGGAAAGTTCGGCGGTCTGCGTCTTCATGGAGAAGTCGAAGGTCCCGAGGCGGAGGTCCTTGTCCCATACGCCGTAGTCTACGAACTTTTGCTCGGCGGTGATACCGATTTCCTTGAAGGATTCCGAGATGACCTTGATGGCGTCTTCCCAGTCGGTCCAGCCTTGCGGGCATTCAATAGTGAAAGAGCGGACGGGCTGTTGGTTCGGGTCGATGAGTTTTCCCTTGTCGTCCCAGCTGTAGCCGGCTTCGGCGAGAATGGCTTTTGCCTTGTCGGTATTGTAGCTATACCCGTAGTTGGCCGCGTCGTCCTTGTTGAAGAACTTGGATTCGGAACCGAACGGGAGGATGAAGCCGGGCTGCATTGCCGGAGTGTAGTTGGAAACTGCGCGAGCCTTGATTTTCTCGAAGTTGATGGAGTGCATCATGGCGCGGCGGAGGACAACATCGTTAAGCGGGGGATTGTTGTGCGCCACAATGAGCGTCGTGATGGATCCGGGCTGGTGGAAGGGCTCTTCGCGGCTCCAGGCACGGATGCTGTCTTTTGCCTTTTCCCAAATGCGCGGCAAGAAGATGGACGAAATGTCGAGGTTGCCCCTGGTCATGGCGCTGTTGAAATGGTTGTTGCCATTGTACAGGGAGTGGATGATGAACTTGGGGGCGGGCTTCTTGCCGTCGTGCTTCACGTTACCCCAGTAGTTGTCGTTCCTTTCAAGGACAATCTTGTCGGGGGAGTAGGTCTTGAGGTTGTACGGGCCTGAGACAACAGGGTGGTTGTCGTTCTTGAATTCCGTAACCTTGGCCATGTCGTAGGTGTCGCCTTTCTTAGCCGCATTGATAATGGGCTCGAAAATGGCCTTGGGGAGTATGGACGTTTCGGCAATGGCGTTCAACAGGATGAGGGGATTCTTGTTTTCGGAGAAATTGAACGTGACGACTTTGCCGTTGGTGGTGATGCTCGAAATGTAGTTCCAGTTGTCATGGCGTGGAGTCGGCAGCAGGGAATCTATGCGGAAACTGTAGATGACATCATCCACGGTCACCGGTTTGCCGTCGCTCCATTTTGCTCTGGAATCCAGTGTGACGCTGATGGAGTTCTCGTTCTGGGAGAAACTTTCCGCGAGCATCGGTTCCAATTTTCCAGTGAGTTGGTTGTAGGTGACCAACGTCTCGTACATGACGCGGACATTCCCGTCGATGGGGAAGTTCGGGTCGTAGTCCAACGGGTTGAATGTAGTCGGTGGTGCCCAGTCAAAACCACCGATGTACAATGTCTCATTGCGGGGGTATTCTGAATCACCTGCGGTAACGGTTTCCTTTTCTTCTTGGCATGCGACAAGTGCCACTACGGACGCGACCGCGGCCGTCTTGAACAAAAAATTGCGGACTATA is part of the uncultured Fibrobacter sp. genome and harbors:
- a CDS encoding CDP-alcohol phosphatidyltransferase family protein: MNKLRYIFPNAFTSLNFMLGVFAICWATGSFDTITAPGTDYIRMSAYFILLCVLFDKLDGFAARLVNASSEFGAQFDSLADLIAFGIAPAFCIFYTYRGFAPNWFQSHFALLIVVFSIYVLCAAMRLAKYNAMDSDTYHHHFSGVPSTFAGAINAITIVFFKSRGLFDGAESAALYLPVAILFVTGILMVSPLFLPKLQPRKNKLFNTAQAVLIVITYFCAFFFVTDTIPFLYEYLLLLVGGYLVIGLAIGLINRKKIIAEAKAEKEKAA
- a CDS encoding ABC transporter substrate-binding protein is translated as MSQSIIVRNFLFKTAAVASVVALVACQEEKETVTAGDSEYPRNETLYIGGFDWAPPTTFNPLDYDPNFPIDGNVRVMYETLVTYNQLTGKLEPMLAESFSQNENSISVTLDSRAKWSDGKPVTVDDVIYSFRIDSLLPTPRHDNWNYISSITTNGKVVTFNFSENKNPLILLNAIAETSILPKAIFEPIINAAKKGDTYDMAKVTEFKNDNHPVVSGPYNLKTYSPDKIVLERNDNYWGNVKHDGKKPAPKFIIHSLYNGNNHFNSAMTRGNLDISSIFLPRIWEKAKDSIRAWSREEPFHQPGSITTLIVAHNNPPLNDVVLRRAMMHSINFEKIKARAVSNYTPAMQPGFILPFGSESKFFNKDDAANYGYSYNTDKAKAILAEAGYSWDDKGKLIDPNQQPVRSFTIECPQGWTDWEDAIKVISESFKEIGITAEQKFVDYGVWDKDLRLGTFDFSMKTQTAELSAATPWTRFDQVMGSVSYKPAGEDAFANQGRYQNEQADELLARIPAETDEEKLIADYRELNKIFMETVPVMPILYRPTQYYQFSTKHWTNFPTEENPYAPPQHLIVAAGVNALWSIKPVK